The Lepidochelys kempii isolate rLepKem1 chromosome 5, rLepKem1.hap2, whole genome shotgun sequence genome window below encodes:
- the FST gene encoding follistatin translates to MLNQRIHPGMLLFLMLLCHFMEDHTGLAGNCWLRQAKNGRCQVLYKTDLSKEECCKTGRLTTSWTEEDVNDNTLFKWMIFNGGAPNCIPCKETCENVDCGPGKKCKMNKKNKPRCVCAPDCSNVTWKGPVCGLDGKTYRNECALLKARCKEQPELEVQYQGKCKKTCRDVLCPGSSTCVVDQTNNAYCVTCNRICPEPTSPEQYLCGNDGITYASACHLRKATCLLGRSIGLAYEGKCIKAKSCEDIQCSAGKKCLWDFKVGRGRCALCDELCPESKSDEAVCASDNTTYPSECAMKEAACSMGVLLEVKHSGSCNSINEDPEEEEEDEDPDYNFPISSILEW, encoded by the exons ATGTTAAATCAGAGAATCCACCCGGGCATGCTTTTATTCCTGATGCTTCTGTGCCACTTCATGGAAGATCACACAGGACTGG CTGGGAATTGTTGGCTCCGGCAGGCAAAGAACGGCCGCTGCCAGGTCCTCTATAAGACTGATCTGAGCAAGGAGGAGTGCTGCAAAACGGGCCGGCTAACCACTTCATGGACTGAAGAAGACGTCAACGACAACACGCTTTTTAAGTGGATGATTTTTAACGGTGGTGCCCCAAACTGTATCCCATGCAAAG AAACgtgtgagaacgtggactgtggACCTGGGAAGAAATGTAAAATGAACAAGAAGAACAAACCTCGGTGTGTTTGTGCTCCGGATTGCTCTAATGTCACTTGGAAGGGTCCTGTGTGTGGCTTAGATGGGAAAACCTACAGGAACGAGTGTGCTCTCCTCAAAGCCAGATGTAAAGAGCAACCCGAACTTGAAGTCCAATATCAGGGCAAATGCAAAA AGACCTGCAGGGATGTTTTATGTCCAGGCAGTTCCACGTGTGTGGTTGATCAAACTAATAATGCCTACTGTGTGACATGTAATCGGATTTGCCCGGAGCCTACTTCCCCTGAACAGTATCTCTGTGGGAATGATGGAATAACATATGCTAGTGCTTGCCACCTGAGAAAGGCTACCTGCCTACTGGGCAGATCCATTGGATTAGCCTACGAGGGAAAATGTATCA AAGCCAAATCCTGTGAAGATATCCAGTGCAGTGCTGGGAAGAAATGTTTGTGGGATTTCAAGGTTGGCAGAGGTCGATGTGCCCTCTGTGATGAGCTCTGCCCTGAAAGCAAGTCAGATGAAGCAGTCTGTGCCAGTGACAACACTACTTACCCAAGCGAATGTGCCATGAAAGAAGCAGCCTGCTCCATGGGTGTGCTTTTAGAAGTAAAGCACTCTGGATCTTGCAACT CCATTAATGAAGACCccgaggaagaagaggaagatgaagaCCCGGACTACAACTTTCCTATATCTTCCATTCTAGAGTGGTAA